GCCTTCCGGTCCGCCGGCGACGATTTCTAAGCCCATCTCCGCGAGCGAATAATGCAGCCTTCCCTGCTCGACGGCGCTCAAGTCCTCGTAGTGCAATAGCTGTTGTTCCAGCTCATCCAGTTTTTCTCTGACTGGATCAACGCCTGTAAGGTGACCAAGAAGTCCAGTAGTCGAACTAACCGCCCCACAGGCTAAATTCAAGACTATTGCGCAGAGGACGATTCTCGCGTACTGTGCGACAATTGACTTGCCGTAGTCATCCTCATTATGCACCAGCACACCCGCTTCGGAGACGAAGTAATTGTGATGCTTCTCTACCTCGAAGTTGTAGACCGTCTCGTAGCGCGGGTCGATCTCCACGCTCGAGATCATCAGGCCCTGGCCGGCGGCGGTTTCGCCGACGTCGCCCGCACGCAGATAGCGCGCCTCGATCCAGCCCTTGCCGCGCACATAGAAGGGATGCGACCATGTCGTCTCGATCAGCGTCCCGTCTTCGTAGCGGATCTGGTAGATCCGGTCCGCGGAGCGGATGAAGGTCTGCTGCACGCGGGAGTAGAGCAGCTCGCCGGAGTCTTCGTCTTTGGCAAGCACCAGATCCCCGGGAACAATGTCCTCGACCACTTTGTAGTAGTGGCCGCCCTGGAATCTGGCGCCGGGCGTGCTGTGGTGCACGCGAACGAGAGTCCCCGCCACAAAGCACGTATTCTGTCGCCACTCGCCGGTCTCCGGATCGATGTAGCCGTCGTCGTCGGAGTATTTGTTGAAAAATGCCCAGTCGGCAAAATCGCTCACGCCGCCGGTGATCTTATCCCAGATGGAGTCGCGCGTCTGGCCAAGCTCCGGCGCCAGAGCCATCAGCTCTTCGTCGGTCGGTGCACGACCGTTTTCCGCCGCAAAGGCCGCTATCTTCTCCTCCTGCAGCTGCAGGCCTACGTCGTGCATTGCCGCAGAAAGCTTCTCGGGGTCTTTCAGCAGATCGGCCAGCTCCTCATCGGTCATCTCGCCGCGCAGACTCTCCAGAGTTGCACGGTGGGACAGCAG
This portion of the Leptospirales bacterium genome encodes:
- a CDS encoding HINT domain-containing protein; protein product: MGLSWNADNSFGLSLNNSVGSNSLLSSGLSGVGTDFSHTFNWNADGGFEGVSNNITTSTTWQTWAQVHQNLKRLHKEGRISDEEYQTRSASASNLNTKVNWLLSHRATLESLRGEMTDEELADLLKDPEKLSAAMHDVGLQLQEEKIAAFAAENGRAPTDEELMALAPELGQTRDSIWDKITGGVSDFADWAFFNKYSDDDGYIDPETGEWRQNTCFVAGTLVRVHHSTPGARFQGGHYYKVVEDIVPGDLVLAKDEDSGELLYSRVQQTFIRSADRIYQIRYEDGTLIETTWSHPFYVRGKGWIEARYLRAGDVGETAAGQGLMISSVEIDPRYETVYNFEVEKHHNYFVSEAGVLVHNEDDYGKSIVAQYARIVLCAIVLNLACGAVSSTTGLLGHLTGVDPVREKLDELEQQLLHYEDLSAVEQGRLHYSLAEMGLEIVAGGPEGVEGALSKLRYLRTLLTGGRVATLRPLPNLAGGRRFLQFTYNNIRENLARLTGRNPANSHAHHIFPEKFADKFERIFQESGLSIHDPRFATWWEKTDHLRHAVEYNRRWERFFREGGNSADDVLRFGDTLAKEFGFATHY